A single window of Myripristis murdjan chromosome 21, fMyrMur1.1, whole genome shotgun sequence DNA harbors:
- the asb1 gene encoding ankyrin repeat and SOCS box protein 1 — translation MADGQDADVDDPPSINLPPLITVSDLPGATAAGRNLKEWLQEQFCDKPLEQDDMRLHNAAYVGDLDTLRNLLQEDSFRRRINEKSVWCCGCLPCTPLRIAATAGHAACVAYLIAQGAEVDLVDVKGQTALYVAVVNGHLDCVRILLEAGADPNGSRHHRSTPLYHAARVGRLDILQELIRFHADVDMDHQLGPRLLLSARTLNTLVVCPLYISAAYHHLHCFRLLLQAGAQPDFNYTGPVCREVLTRGLASCLLDAVLRHGCEAAFVHLLLDHGADPALVPWDQSELETASRRKVDPEALTVFLEARRRPRRLTHLCRIRIRRAMGKHRLNHIPSLPLPQPVKNFLLHLD, via the exons ATGGCCGACGGTCAAGACGCTGATGTTGACGACCCACCCAGTATCAACCTGCCTCCGCTCATCACGGTGTCGGATCTGCCCGGGGCAACGGCTGCAG GCCGTAACCTGAAGGAATGGCTGCAGGAACAGTTCTGCGACAAGCCTCTGGAGCAAGATGACATGCGGCTCCACAATGCGGCCTACGTCGGAGATCTGGACACCCTGAGGAACCTGCTGCAGGAAGACAGCTTCAGGAG GCGTATCAATGAGAAGTCGGTGTGGTGCTGCGGCTGCCTGCCCTGCACCCCTCTGCGGATTGCAGCCACAGCCGGCCATGCTGCCTGCGTAGCCTATCTGATTGCCCAGGGAGCTGAGGTCGACCTAGTTGATGTCAAAGGCCAGACGGCCCTCTATGTAGCCGTAGTCAACGGTCACCTGGACTGTGTCCGCATCCTCCTGGAAGCTGGAGCCGACCCTAATGGAAGCAGACACCACCGCAGCACCCCGCTCTACCACGCTGCACGGGTGGGAAGACTGGACATACTGCAGGAACTCATCAG GTTCCATGCAGACGTCGACATGGACCACCAGCTGGGTCCTCGGCTCCTCTTAAGTGCCCGCACCCTCAACACCCTCGTGGTGTGCCCACTTTACATCAGTGCTGCCTACCACCACCTCCACTGCTTCCGACTGCTGCTCCAGGCTGGAGCTCAGCCCGACTTCAACTACACAGGACCAGTTTGCCGTGAGGTTCTGACCCGTGGCCTGGCCTCTTGTCTGCTGGATGCCGTGCTGCGCCATGGATGCGAGGCAGCCTTTGTCCACCTGCTGCTAGACCATGGGGCTGACCCGGCGCTGGTGCCCTGGGACCAGTCAGAGCTGGAGACGGCCAGCCGGAGGAAGGTGGATCCGGAGGCACTCACGGTCTTTCTGGAGGCCCGGA GACGTCCTCGTAGACTGACCCACCTGTGTCGCATCAGGATCCGTAGAGCTATGGGCAAACATCGTCTGAACCACATCCCCTCTCTACCACTACCACAACCCGTCAAGAACTTCCTTCTCCACCTCGACTGA
- the traf3ip1 gene encoding TRAF3-interacting protein 1 isoform X1, translating into MNEAVVKKTQDTLGKVIKKPPLTDKLLSKPPFRYLHDIFSEVIRTTGFMKGLYGENEMKSDNVKDKDSKIAFLQKAIDVVILVSGESLTAKPARIVAGHEPEKTNELLQAIAKCCLSKLSSEDAVKRVISGDKLDSKTKASTSRSQDKENREGRERHRDKEERKEITERSGSRDQKDPDQNKDQDSRRREGEKEHHRDGERSDKHHRSERDRDKDKSRDRERDKDKGRTKDRDRDRDREKDREREKGRERDREREKNRETEKDKERDKDRERTRDRDSFRDRDRERDKEKRRDRYKEREKDREQHKESEEKGKTLEKGDKKTRGSEQTQQKPNPEELSKTAKPAPADPNSTEEPAETVESQSNSPARIPRPSSAKGQRRRPKVGGQDESDSEGDGDTPTQKPVPLENGDASDSAVPSHMAPSNRRIPRPSSARPAPPRVKRQESYTDAIPAERLASAKPTAPVIMEGKKLSEDEEDEDEQFLVEEAAPPPPDMPEMDMEQESTQELDVEEKHGGLVKKILETKKDYESSPSSPKSKEQNLVSEAARKKERDLVSREIERLRSSIQTLCCSTLPLGKIMNYIQEDVDAMQAELHTWRRENKEHAQALLQEQSETDRAVEPLKAELAELDQLIKDRQDKICAIKLNILKNEEKIQKMVTGINFASRT; encoded by the exons GATAAGGACTCTAAGATAGCCTTCCTTCAGAAGGCTATAGATGTGGTGATACTGGTGAGTGGAGAGTCCCTGACAGCCAAACCAGCACGCATCGTCGCTGGCCATGAGCCTGAGAAGACCAATGAGCTGCTGCAGGCCATCGCCAAGTGCTGCCTCAGCAAG CTATCCAGTGAGGATGCAGTGAAGCGAGTGATTTCAGGAGACAAGCTGGACTCCAAGACCAAGGCCAGCACCTCCAGGTCCCAGGACAAGGAGAACAGGGAAGGACGTGAACGTCATCGTGACAAAGAG GAGAGGAAGGAAATCACAGAGCGCAGTGGGAGCCGGGACCAGAAAGACCCCGACCAAAACAAAGACCAGGATAGCCgtcggagagagggagaaaaggagcaCCATCGCGACGGCGAGCGTTCTGATAAGCACCATCGCAGTGAACGGGACCGCGACAAGGACAAGAGCCGGGACCGGGAGCGAGACAAGGACAAAGGACGAACAAAAGACAGGGACAGGGAtcgagacagagagaaagacagggagagggagaagggcagagagagggatcgagaaagggaaaaaaatagagagacagagaaggacaaggagagagacaaagaccgTGAAAGGACGAGAGACAGGGATTCTTTCAGAGACCGAGACCGCGAAAGGGACAAGGAAAAGCGAAGAGACAGATACAAAGAACGGGAAAAGGACAGAGAACAACACAAAGAAAGTGAAGAGAAGGGCAAAACTCTGGAGAAAGGTGACAAGAAG accAGAGgatcagagcaaacacagcagaagCCAAACCCCGAAGAGCTCAGCAAAACAGCCAAACCTGCACCAGCG GACCCAAACTCAACTGAAGAG CCAGCAGAAACAGTTGAGAGTCAG TCTAACAGTCCAGCCAGGATACCTCGGCCTTCATCTGCCAAAGGGCAGAGGCGAAGGCCCAAAGTTGGAGGTCAAG ATGAATCTGACAGTGAGGGAG ATGGAGATACGCCGACCCAGAAGCCTGTTCCCTTGGAGAATGGAGACGCCTCAGACTCAGCTGTGCCATCCCACATGGCCCCCAG CAACAGGAGGATACCGCGGCCCAGCAGTGCTCGTCCAGCCCCTCCCCGGGTCAAGAGACAGGAGAGCTACACAGATGCGATCCCAGCCGAGAG GTTGGCCAGTGCCAAGCCCACAGCACCAGTCATCATGGAGGGGAAGAAGCTCtctgaggatgaggaagatgaggatgagcaGTTTCTCGTGGAGGAAGccgctcctccacctccagacATGCCTGAGATGGACATGGAGCAG gAGTCCACACAGGAACTAGACGTTGAAGAGAAACATG GCGGACTTGTGAAAAAGATCCTTGAAACAAAGAAAGATTATGAATCATCGCCATCTTCCCCAAAGTCTAAAGAACAG AACTTGGTATCTGAAGCAGCACGGAAGAAGGAGCGGGACCTTGTGTCACGGGAGATAGAGCGGCTGCGCTCGTCCATCCAGACGCTGTGCTGCAGTACCCTGCCCCTAGGCAAGATCATGAACTACATCCAGGAGGACGTGGATGCCATGCAGGCTGAACTACACACCTGGCGCCGGGAGAACAAGGAGCATGCACAGGCCCTGCTGCAGGAGCAGAG CGAGACGGACCGAGCAGTGGAGCCCCTTAAGGCCGAATTAGCTGAGCTGGATCAGCTGATCAAGGACCGGCAGGACAAGATCTGTGCTATCAAACTGAACATCCTGAAGAATGAAGAGAAGATCCAGAAAATGGTGACCGGCATCAACTTTGCGTCCAGAACCTGA
- the traf3ip1 gene encoding TRAF3-interacting protein 1 isoform X3: MNEAVVKKTQDTLGKVIKKPPLTDKLLSKPPFRYLHDIFSEVIRTTGFMKGLYGENEMKSDNVKDKDSKIAFLQKAIDVVILVSGESLTAKPARIVAGHEPEKTNELLQAIAKCCLSKLSSEDAVKRVISGDKLDSKTKASTSRSQDKENREGRERHRDKEERKEITERSGSRDQKDPDQNKDQDSRRREGEKEHHRDGERSDKHHRSERDRDKDKSRDRERDKDKGRTKDRDRDRDREKDREREKGRERDREREKNRETEKDKERDKDRERTRDRDSFRDRDRERDKEKRRDRYKEREKDREQHKESEEKGKTLEKGDKKTRGSEQTQQKPNPEELSKTAKPAPASNSPARIPRPSSAKGQRRRPKVGGQDESDSEGDGDTPTQKPVPLENGDASDSAVPSHMAPSNRRIPRPSSARPAPPRVKRQESYTDAIPAERLASAKPTAPVIMEGKKLSEDEEDEDEQFLVEEAAPPPPDMPEMDMEQESTQELDVEEKHGGLVKKILETKKDYESSPSSPKSKEQNLVSEAARKKERDLVSREIERLRSSIQTLCCSTLPLGKIMNYIQEDVDAMQAELHTWRRENKEHAQALLQEQSETDRAVEPLKAELAELDQLIKDRQDKICAIKLNILKNEEKIQKMVTGINFASRT; the protein is encoded by the exons GATAAGGACTCTAAGATAGCCTTCCTTCAGAAGGCTATAGATGTGGTGATACTGGTGAGTGGAGAGTCCCTGACAGCCAAACCAGCACGCATCGTCGCTGGCCATGAGCCTGAGAAGACCAATGAGCTGCTGCAGGCCATCGCCAAGTGCTGCCTCAGCAAG CTATCCAGTGAGGATGCAGTGAAGCGAGTGATTTCAGGAGACAAGCTGGACTCCAAGACCAAGGCCAGCACCTCCAGGTCCCAGGACAAGGAGAACAGGGAAGGACGTGAACGTCATCGTGACAAAGAG GAGAGGAAGGAAATCACAGAGCGCAGTGGGAGCCGGGACCAGAAAGACCCCGACCAAAACAAAGACCAGGATAGCCgtcggagagagggagaaaaggagcaCCATCGCGACGGCGAGCGTTCTGATAAGCACCATCGCAGTGAACGGGACCGCGACAAGGACAAGAGCCGGGACCGGGAGCGAGACAAGGACAAAGGACGAACAAAAGACAGGGACAGGGAtcgagacagagagaaagacagggagagggagaagggcagagagagggatcgagaaagggaaaaaaatagagagacagagaaggacaaggagagagacaaagaccgTGAAAGGACGAGAGACAGGGATTCTTTCAGAGACCGAGACCGCGAAAGGGACAAGGAAAAGCGAAGAGACAGATACAAAGAACGGGAAAAGGACAGAGAACAACACAAAGAAAGTGAAGAGAAGGGCAAAACTCTGGAGAAAGGTGACAAGAAG accAGAGgatcagagcaaacacagcagaagCCAAACCCCGAAGAGCTCAGCAAAACAGCCAAACCTGCACCAGCG TCTAACAGTCCAGCCAGGATACCTCGGCCTTCATCTGCCAAAGGGCAGAGGCGAAGGCCCAAAGTTGGAGGTCAAG ATGAATCTGACAGTGAGGGAG ATGGAGATACGCCGACCCAGAAGCCTGTTCCCTTGGAGAATGGAGACGCCTCAGACTCAGCTGTGCCATCCCACATGGCCCCCAG CAACAGGAGGATACCGCGGCCCAGCAGTGCTCGTCCAGCCCCTCCCCGGGTCAAGAGACAGGAGAGCTACACAGATGCGATCCCAGCCGAGAG GTTGGCCAGTGCCAAGCCCACAGCACCAGTCATCATGGAGGGGAAGAAGCTCtctgaggatgaggaagatgaggatgagcaGTTTCTCGTGGAGGAAGccgctcctccacctccagacATGCCTGAGATGGACATGGAGCAG gAGTCCACACAGGAACTAGACGTTGAAGAGAAACATG GCGGACTTGTGAAAAAGATCCTTGAAACAAAGAAAGATTATGAATCATCGCCATCTTCCCCAAAGTCTAAAGAACAG AACTTGGTATCTGAAGCAGCACGGAAGAAGGAGCGGGACCTTGTGTCACGGGAGATAGAGCGGCTGCGCTCGTCCATCCAGACGCTGTGCTGCAGTACCCTGCCCCTAGGCAAGATCATGAACTACATCCAGGAGGACGTGGATGCCATGCAGGCTGAACTACACACCTGGCGCCGGGAGAACAAGGAGCATGCACAGGCCCTGCTGCAGGAGCAGAG CGAGACGGACCGAGCAGTGGAGCCCCTTAAGGCCGAATTAGCTGAGCTGGATCAGCTGATCAAGGACCGGCAGGACAAGATCTGTGCTATCAAACTGAACATCCTGAAGAATGAAGAGAAGATCCAGAAAATGGTGACCGGCATCAACTTTGCGTCCAGAACCTGA
- the traf3ip1 gene encoding TRAF3-interacting protein 1 isoform X2 — protein sequence MNEAVVKKTQDTLGKVIKKPPLTDKLLSKPPFRYLHDIFSEVIRTTGFMKGLYGENEMKSDNVKDKDSKIAFLQKAIDVVILVSGESLTAKPARIVAGHEPEKTNELLQAIAKCCLSKLSSEDAVKRVISGDKLDSKTKASTSRSQDKENREGRERHRDKEERKEITERSGSRDQKDPDQNKDQDSRRREGEKEHHRDGERSDKHHRSERDRDKDKSRDRERDKDKGRTKDRDRDRDREKDREREKGRERDREREKNRETEKDKERDKDRERTRDRDSFRDRDRERDKEKRRDRYKEREKDREQHKESEEKGKTLEKGDKKTRGSEQTQQKPNPEELSKTAKPAPAPAETVESQSNSPARIPRPSSAKGQRRRPKVGGQDESDSEGDGDTPTQKPVPLENGDASDSAVPSHMAPSNRRIPRPSSARPAPPRVKRQESYTDAIPAERLASAKPTAPVIMEGKKLSEDEEDEDEQFLVEEAAPPPPDMPEMDMEQESTQELDVEEKHGGLVKKILETKKDYESSPSSPKSKEQNLVSEAARKKERDLVSREIERLRSSIQTLCCSTLPLGKIMNYIQEDVDAMQAELHTWRRENKEHAQALLQEQSETDRAVEPLKAELAELDQLIKDRQDKICAIKLNILKNEEKIQKMVTGINFASRT from the exons GATAAGGACTCTAAGATAGCCTTCCTTCAGAAGGCTATAGATGTGGTGATACTGGTGAGTGGAGAGTCCCTGACAGCCAAACCAGCACGCATCGTCGCTGGCCATGAGCCTGAGAAGACCAATGAGCTGCTGCAGGCCATCGCCAAGTGCTGCCTCAGCAAG CTATCCAGTGAGGATGCAGTGAAGCGAGTGATTTCAGGAGACAAGCTGGACTCCAAGACCAAGGCCAGCACCTCCAGGTCCCAGGACAAGGAGAACAGGGAAGGACGTGAACGTCATCGTGACAAAGAG GAGAGGAAGGAAATCACAGAGCGCAGTGGGAGCCGGGACCAGAAAGACCCCGACCAAAACAAAGACCAGGATAGCCgtcggagagagggagaaaaggagcaCCATCGCGACGGCGAGCGTTCTGATAAGCACCATCGCAGTGAACGGGACCGCGACAAGGACAAGAGCCGGGACCGGGAGCGAGACAAGGACAAAGGACGAACAAAAGACAGGGACAGGGAtcgagacagagagaaagacagggagagggagaagggcagagagagggatcgagaaagggaaaaaaatagagagacagagaaggacaaggagagagacaaagaccgTGAAAGGACGAGAGACAGGGATTCTTTCAGAGACCGAGACCGCGAAAGGGACAAGGAAAAGCGAAGAGACAGATACAAAGAACGGGAAAAGGACAGAGAACAACACAAAGAAAGTGAAGAGAAGGGCAAAACTCTGGAGAAAGGTGACAAGAAG accAGAGgatcagagcaaacacagcagaagCCAAACCCCGAAGAGCTCAGCAAAACAGCCAAACCTGCACCAGCG CCAGCAGAAACAGTTGAGAGTCAG TCTAACAGTCCAGCCAGGATACCTCGGCCTTCATCTGCCAAAGGGCAGAGGCGAAGGCCCAAAGTTGGAGGTCAAG ATGAATCTGACAGTGAGGGAG ATGGAGATACGCCGACCCAGAAGCCTGTTCCCTTGGAGAATGGAGACGCCTCAGACTCAGCTGTGCCATCCCACATGGCCCCCAG CAACAGGAGGATACCGCGGCCCAGCAGTGCTCGTCCAGCCCCTCCCCGGGTCAAGAGACAGGAGAGCTACACAGATGCGATCCCAGCCGAGAG GTTGGCCAGTGCCAAGCCCACAGCACCAGTCATCATGGAGGGGAAGAAGCTCtctgaggatgaggaagatgaggatgagcaGTTTCTCGTGGAGGAAGccgctcctccacctccagacATGCCTGAGATGGACATGGAGCAG gAGTCCACACAGGAACTAGACGTTGAAGAGAAACATG GCGGACTTGTGAAAAAGATCCTTGAAACAAAGAAAGATTATGAATCATCGCCATCTTCCCCAAAGTCTAAAGAACAG AACTTGGTATCTGAAGCAGCACGGAAGAAGGAGCGGGACCTTGTGTCACGGGAGATAGAGCGGCTGCGCTCGTCCATCCAGACGCTGTGCTGCAGTACCCTGCCCCTAGGCAAGATCATGAACTACATCCAGGAGGACGTGGATGCCATGCAGGCTGAACTACACACCTGGCGCCGGGAGAACAAGGAGCATGCACAGGCCCTGCTGCAGGAGCAGAG CGAGACGGACCGAGCAGTGGAGCCCCTTAAGGCCGAATTAGCTGAGCTGGATCAGCTGATCAAGGACCGGCAGGACAAGATCTGTGCTATCAAACTGAACATCCTGAAGAATGAAGAGAAGATCCAGAAAATGGTGACCGGCATCAACTTTGCGTCCAGAACCTGA